A single region of the Pseudorhodoplanes sp. genome encodes:
- the ettA gene encoding energy-dependent translational throttle protein EttA — translation MNGRQFVYFMQGLTKTYPGNRKVLENIHLQFYPDAKIGVLGVNGAGKSTLLRIMAGIDKDYSGEAWVAEGARVGYLEQEPQLDPKKTVRENVMEGVGKQKAILDRYNELAMNYSDETADEMTRLQDEIEAKGLWDLDSKVDQAMDALRCPADDADVAKLSGGERRRVALCKLLLDQPELLLLDEPTNHLDAESVAWLEGHLRNYPGAILIVTHDRYFLDNVTGWILELDRGRGIPYEGNYSSWLVQKQKRLEQEGREEAAHQRTLAREQEWIAASPKARQAKSKARYQRYEELLAKAGEKQTQTAQIVIPVAERLGQNVIDFDGLTKGFGDQLLIDNLTFKLPAGGIVGVIGPNGAGKTTLFRMITGQEKPDKGTIKIGESVRLGYVDQSRDALDGSKSVWEEISGGADVLQLGKREVNSRAYCSAFNFKGADQQKKVGSLSGGERNRVHLAKMLKSGANVLLLDEPTNDLDVDTLRALEEALEDFAGCAVIISHDRWFLDRIATHMLAFEGDSHVEWFEGNFQDYEADKMRRLGTDSTIPHRIKYKKLTR, via the coding sequence ATGAACGGTCGCCAGTTCGTCTATTTCATGCAGGGTCTGACCAAGACCTATCCGGGCAACCGCAAGGTGCTCGAGAACATCCATCTGCAATTCTACCCGGACGCGAAAATCGGCGTGCTCGGCGTGAACGGCGCCGGCAAATCCACGCTCCTGCGCATCATGGCCGGTATCGACAAGGACTATTCAGGCGAGGCCTGGGTCGCCGAGGGCGCCCGCGTCGGGTATCTCGAGCAGGAGCCGCAGCTCGATCCGAAAAAGACCGTGCGCGAAAATGTCATGGAAGGCGTCGGCAAGCAGAAGGCGATTCTGGATCGCTATAACGAGCTTGCGATGAACTATTCCGACGAGACCGCCGACGAGATGACCAGATTGCAGGACGAGATCGAGGCCAAGGGGCTGTGGGATCTTGATTCCAAGGTCGATCAGGCGATGGATGCCTTGCGCTGCCCGGCCGACGACGCCGATGTCGCGAAGCTTTCGGGCGGCGAGCGCCGCCGTGTGGCGCTGTGCAAGCTTTTGCTCGATCAGCCCGAACTGCTGCTGCTCGACGAGCCGACCAACCATCTCGACGCCGAGTCGGTGGCGTGGCTGGAAGGCCATCTGCGCAATTATCCGGGCGCGATCCTGATCGTCACCCACGACCGCTACTTCCTCGACAACGTCACCGGCTGGATTCTCGAGCTCGATCGCGGCCGCGGCATTCCCTACGAGGGCAATTACTCGTCCTGGCTGGTGCAGAAGCAGAAGCGTCTGGAGCAGGAAGGGCGCGAGGAAGCGGCGCATCAGCGCACGCTGGCGCGCGAGCAGGAATGGATCGCGGCCTCGCCCAAGGCGCGTCAGGCAAAATCCAAGGCGCGCTATCAGCGCTACGAGGAATTGCTTGCCAAGGCCGGCGAGAAGCAGACGCAGACCGCACAGATCGTCATTCCCGTGGCCGAACGGCTCGGCCAGAATGTCATCGACTTTGACGGCCTCACCAAGGGCTTTGGCGATCAGCTCCTGATCGACAACCTCACCTTCAAGCTGCCGGCCGGTGGCATTGTCGGCGTGATCGGCCCGAACGGCGCCGGCAAGACGACTCTGTTCCGCATGATCACCGGCCAGGAAAAGCCGGACAAGGGCACGATCAAGATCGGCGAATCGGTGCGGCTCGGCTATGTCGACCAGTCGCGCGACGCGCTCGACGGCAGCAAGAGCGTGTGGGAGGAAATCTCCGGCGGCGCCGATGTGCTGCAGCTCGGCAAGCGCGAAGTGAACAGCCGCGCTTATTGTTCGGCCTTCAACTTCAAGGGCGCGGACCAGCAGAAGAAAGTGGGCTCACTTTCCGGCGGCGAACGCAACCGCGTGCATCTTGCCAAGATGCTTAAATCCGGCGCCAACGTGCTGCTGCTCGACGAGCCGACCAATGATCTCGACGTCGACACCCTGCGCGCGCTGGAAGAGGCGCTGGAGGATTTCGCCGGCTGCGCGGTGATCATCAGCCACGACCGCTGGTTCCTCGACCGCATCGCCACCCACATGCTCGCCTTCGAGGGCGACAGCCATGTCGAATGGTTTGAGGGCAATTTCCAGGACTACGAGGCCGACAAGATGCGGCGCCTGGGCACGGATTCCACCATTCCCCACCGCATCAAGTACAAAAAATTGACACGATGA
- a CDS encoding leucyl/phenylalanyl-tRNA--protein transferase, whose translation MTQADSANDKASRRAALFRESTGQRLQRAVFGSLRAIQPKRAGSVALTARFMLRDLLGGAGLPDPLSAPKSHDGLCGTARDLSVSTLLEAHSHGLHPASHAGPVKWWSPPERCVLFFDEFHMSKRLRSRLRQARHTVTFDRDFEAVITACAEPRPGKWPVTWITPKLMHAYAALHDGGFAHSFEVWNRDSELVGGGYGVAIGGIFIVESQFAREDNASKIGFSVLNWHLAHWGFALNDNKGPARHVLEMGFRVIPRGDYLARLPGIVSQPGRTGPWRVEADLPTVAAWQPGSAGHMQAAE comes from the coding sequence ATGACCCAGGCCGATTCCGCAAACGATAAAGCATCCCGCCGCGCAGCGCTGTTCCGGGAATCGACAGGCCAGCGCCTGCAGCGCGCCGTGTTCGGTTCGCTGCGTGCGATCCAGCCGAAGCGCGCCGGCAGCGTGGCGTTGACCGCCCGCTTCATGCTCCGCGATTTGCTGGGCGGGGCAGGCCTTCCCGATCCGCTCAGCGCGCCAAAATCGCATGACGGCTTGTGCGGCACCGCCCGTGATTTGTCTGTGAGTACGTTGCTGGAAGCGCATTCGCACGGGCTGCATCCGGCATCGCATGCGGGGCCGGTCAAGTGGTGGTCCCCGCCGGAACGCTGCGTGCTTTTCTTCGACGAGTTTCATATGTCCAAGCGCCTGCGTTCGCGGTTGCGCCAGGCGCGTCATACGGTCACCTTCGACCGCGACTTTGAAGCCGTCATCACCGCCTGCGCCGAGCCGCGCCCCGGCAAATGGCCGGTGACCTGGATCACGCCAAAGCTGATGCACGCCTATGCAGCGTTACATGACGGCGGCTTTGCGCATTCCTTTGAAGTCTGGAACAGGGACAGCGAACTGGTCGGCGGCGGTTATGGCGTGGCGATCGGCGGCATCTTCATCGTCGAGTCGCAATTCGCGCGCGAGGACAACGCCTCCAAGATCGGCTTTTCTGTTCTCAACTGGCACCTTGCCCATTGGGGATTCGCGCTGAACGACAACAAAGGCCCGGCGCGTCATGTGCTCGAGATGGGTTTCCGTGTGATCCCGCGGGGGGACTATCTTGCCCGTCTCCCCGGCATCGTCAGTCAGCCGGGCCGTACGGGTCCATGGCGCGTGGAAGCGGATCTTCCGACCGTCGCCGCCTGGCAGCCAGGTTCGGCCGGGCATATGCAAGCGGCGGAATAG
- a CDS encoding FecR domain-containing protein: MAGFKTLATLMLCSVMFAGLSPVQAQQPRPQQAQPSKPQPSKDAIGSVANVTQPATVARGGNSSALRKGDEIKKGDRLQTGAGGALGVTFDDETTFSLTANANIVVDEFVYRKGAKGNAVINVTRGTVGFVAAQVAKTGNMRITTPTATLAIRGTTGVVEVPAGQPTNVKLYPDANGAVGRIEIFGRDGTRLGELTRAATGLAIQLAAQRLVAVPLNISPEQLLRDRNLVRQVFSLQGIGRQLINQRLNLRNLDPRNLPGAPQIPSIPGLPSIPGLPRLP, encoded by the coding sequence ATGGCCGGGTTCAAGACCCTTGCCACGCTCATGTTGTGCAGCGTTATGTTCGCCGGCCTGTCGCCCGTGCAGGCGCAGCAGCCGCGGCCGCAGCAGGCGCAGCCGTCAAAGCCGCAGCCCTCGAAGGACGCGATCGGCAGCGTCGCCAATGTCACACAGCCAGCGACCGTGGCGCGCGGCGGCAATTCATCGGCGCTCAGGAAAGGCGATGAGATCAAGAAGGGCGACCGCCTGCAGACCGGCGCCGGCGGCGCGCTCGGCGTCACCTTCGACGACGAAACCACGTTCAGCCTGACAGCCAATGCCAACATCGTGGTCGACGAGTTCGTCTATCGCAAAGGAGCGAAGGGCAATGCGGTGATCAACGTGACCCGCGGCACGGTCGGCTTCGTTGCGGCACAGGTCGCGAAAACTGGCAACATGCGCATCACGACGCCCACCGCGACGCTGGCCATCCGCGGCACGACCGGCGTCGTTGAGGTTCCGGCCGGCCAGCCCACCAACGTCAAGCTCTATCCGGATGCGAATGGCGCGGTTGGACGTATCGAAATTTTCGGACGTGACGGTACGCGGCTTGGCGAATTGACGCGCGCGGCGACCGGTCTTGCGATTCAATTGGCCGCGCAGCGGCTGGTTGCCGTGCCGCTGAATATTTCGCCGGAGCAGTTGCTGCGCGACCGCAACCTGGTGCGCCAGGTCTTCTCGCTGCAGGGCATCGGCCGCCAGCTCATCAATCAGCGGCTCAACCTGCGCAACCTCGATCCGCGCAACCTGCCGGGCGCGCCGCAGATCCCGTCGATCCCGGGCCTGCCGTCCATCCCGGGTCTGCCAAGATTGCCGTAG
- a CDS encoding caspase family protein, producing the protein MRLAMVLGLIVAALTLSATDLRAERRVALVIGNGVYQNAVQLSNPINDAKAMADLFRKAGFDIVDERENLGSLEIKRAIREFTAQTRNADIAVVYFAGHGIEVSGTNYLVPVDAKLANDFDAEDEALALDRVVRALEPAKRLRLIILDACRDNPFLRTMQRTIATRAVVGGLAKVEPASSDTLIAFAAKAGSTAADGDGVHSPFTAALLKNLAVPGLDVRLAFGRVRDDVLQSTGSRQEPFVYGSLGGSTVALVQEPKRAAPPAASANDIRRDYELAERVGTAEAWDSFLAVYKSGFYADLARAARAKLAATSPGASAAGAAEPRTAIAALPAPDNAAAPSTPAPDPVTLTRSLQAELKRVGCDPGAEDGKWSAKSRQALGLFNKHAGARFDTRVASLAALEAVRAKETRVCPLVCGAGTRREGETCVAIPTPGKTKPQAARPPQPDRALRDRPPARDIRRSEERRTGAPRSSGAAACETPITVGGRQCCTHDTGGAPRIICQ; encoded by the coding sequence ATGCGTCTGGCGATGGTCCTTGGCCTGATTGTGGCGGCGCTGACATTGTCGGCCACCGATCTGCGCGCTGAAAGGCGCGTGGCGCTCGTCATTGGCAACGGCGTCTATCAGAACGCCGTCCAGCTCTCCAATCCGATCAATGATGCCAAGGCGATGGCCGACCTCTTTCGCAAGGCCGGCTTCGACATCGTCGACGAACGCGAAAATCTCGGCAGCCTGGAGATCAAGCGCGCGATCCGCGAATTCACCGCGCAGACGCGCAATGCCGATATCGCGGTGGTCTATTTTGCCGGCCACGGCATCGAGGTCTCCGGGACCAATTACCTCGTTCCGGTCGACGCCAAGCTCGCCAATGATTTCGATGCCGAGGACGAGGCGCTGGCGCTCGACCGCGTGGTGCGCGCGCTCGAGCCCGCAAAACGGCTGCGCCTCATTATTTTGGATGCCTGCCGCGACAATCCTTTCTTGCGCACCATGCAGCGCACGATCGCGACCCGCGCGGTAGTCGGCGGCCTCGCCAAGGTCGAGCCCGCCTCCAGCGACACGCTGATTGCGTTCGCGGCGAAAGCGGGCTCGACGGCTGCCGACGGCGACGGTGTCCATTCCCCGTTCACGGCCGCGCTTCTGAAGAATCTTGCCGTGCCGGGCCTCGACGTGCGTCTAGCCTTCGGCCGCGTACGCGATGATGTGCTGCAAAGCACCGGCAGCCGCCAGGAGCCCTTCGTCTATGGCTCGCTCGGCGGTTCGACCGTGGCGCTGGTGCAGGAACCGAAGCGCGCTGCGCCGCCCGCGGCCAGCGCCAACGACATCCGGCGCGATTACGAACTCGCCGAACGTGTCGGTACTGCGGAAGCCTGGGACTCGTTTCTCGCCGTCTACAAGAGCGGCTTCTATGCCGATCTTGCCCGTGCCGCCCGTGCCAAGCTTGCCGCGACCTCTCCAGGAGCGTCCGCCGCGGGCGCGGCGGAGCCGCGCACCGCCATCGCCGCCTTGCCGGCACCGGATAATGCCGCGGCGCCCTCAACGCCCGCGCCTGACCCGGTCACGCTGACCCGGAGCCTGCAAGCCGAATTGAAACGCGTCGGCTGCGATCCCGGCGCCGAAGACGGCAAATGGTCGGCCAAATCACGCCAGGCGCTCGGCCTCTTCAACAAGCATGCCGGGGCCAGATTCGACACCAGGGTCGCGAGCCTTGCCGCACTCGAGGCGGTGCGTGCCAAGGAGACGCGCGTGTGCCCGCTCGTTTGCGGTGCCGGCACGCGGCGCGAGGGCGAAACCTGCGTCGCCATTCCCACGCCCGGCAAGACCAAACCGCAGGCCGCTCGTCCGCCGCAGCCCGATCGCGCGCTGCGCGACCGTCCGCCGGCGCGCGACATTCGCCGCAGTGAGGAGCGTCGCACCGGTGCACCCCGCAGCAGCGGTGCCGCCGCCTGCGAAACGCCGATCACCGTCGGAGGCCGCCAATGCTGCACCCACGACACCGGCGGCGCCCCGCGCATCATCTGCCAGTAA
- a CDS encoding amylo-alpha-1,6-glucosidase: MTKAVESSPEADFYIPLVGPATRPRRTLKHNDTFAVVDSHGDIGASAGGSDGIFHADTRYLSRFELLLNGMQMLLLGSNIDDDNSLLTIDLTNPDIFSGETLVLPKDKLHVVRTIFLWRDTFYQRLGIRNHDDKPLSVRLSMAFGNDFADVFEVRGVRRERRGRSFTELRENKQVIFRYVGLDGRERVSTLSFDPVPTELSSGVASLDVSLESNQHCSLFLAVTCDRIGGSPPMVFFRSMISAAREQKRNCESIACVKTSNDVFNQVLQRSVADLNMLMTTTPHGRYPYAGIPWYSTTFGRDGLLTALQMLWCDPEIARGVLLRLAAYQARERDPLNDAEPGKILHEMRAGEMAALREVPFAQYYGSVDSTPLFVLLAGAYAERTGDDETLRQLWPNIETALQWIDKWGDRDGDGFVEYERQTEKGLANQGWKDSHDAVFHANGDLAEGPIALSEVQGYVFAAKQLAARAARRLGHAEFADTLDAQAAVLARRFDEAFWCEEIGTYALALDGDKRQCRVRTSNAGQVLLSGIAPKERAEAVAASLMLRPSFTGWGIRTVTRGERRYNPMSYHNGSVWPHDNALIALGFARYGLRDPIRRIFKGLFEAATYFDLNRLPELFCGFRRGRGHGPTLYPVACAPQAWAAAAPFALLQASLGLWFVPSGNEILLHNPHLPDFLDEVTIRNLRLGNSRIDFAVRQHASDLSVHVLRNDGNMRVSITSV, translated from the coding sequence GTGACCAAAGCTGTTGAGTCGTCGCCGGAAGCAGATTTTTATATTCCCCTTGTCGGACCAGCGACAAGGCCGCGGCGGACTCTCAAGCACAACGACACTTTTGCCGTGGTGGATAGCCATGGCGATATCGGCGCCAGCGCCGGCGGGTCTGACGGCATTTTCCACGCCGACACCCGTTACCTGTCGCGATTTGAGCTGCTGCTCAACGGCATGCAGATGCTGCTGCTGGGCTCGAATATCGACGACGACAATTCATTGCTGACCATCGATCTGACCAACCCGGATATCTTTTCCGGCGAGACGCTGGTGTTGCCAAAGGACAAGCTGCATGTCGTGCGCACCATATTTTTGTGGCGCGATACCTTCTATCAGCGTCTCGGCATCCGCAATCACGACGACAAGCCGCTGAGCGTGCGGTTGTCGATGGCCTTTGGCAATGATTTTGCCGACGTTTTCGAGGTGCGCGGGGTCCGCCGTGAGCGCCGCGGACGCTCGTTCACGGAGCTCAGAGAAAACAAGCAGGTGATCTTCAGATATGTCGGCCTTGATGGACGCGAGCGGGTCAGCACCCTGAGCTTTGATCCTGTGCCCACCGAATTGTCATCCGGCGTCGCATCCTTGGATGTCTCGCTCGAAAGCAATCAGCATTGCTCGCTCTTTCTGGCGGTGACGTGCGATCGTATCGGCGGCTCGCCGCCAATGGTGTTCTTTCGCAGCATGATTTCTGCCGCCCGCGAGCAGAAACGCAACTGCGAAAGCATCGCATGCGTCAAGACGTCGAATGACGTCTTCAATCAGGTCCTTCAGCGTTCGGTGGCCGATCTGAACATGCTGATGACGACGACGCCGCATGGCCGCTATCCCTATGCCGGCATTCCCTGGTATTCGACGACGTTCGGGCGCGACGGCCTGCTGACCGCATTGCAGATGCTCTGGTGCGATCCGGAAATAGCCCGCGGCGTATTGCTGCGGCTGGCCGCCTATCAGGCCCGCGAGCGGGATCCGCTGAACGACGCGGAACCGGGAAAAATTCTACACGAAATGCGCGCCGGCGAGATGGCCGCTCTGCGCGAGGTGCCCTTCGCACAATACTACGGCAGCGTCGATTCAACGCCGCTGTTTGTGCTGCTGGCGGGAGCTTACGCGGAGCGCACGGGCGACGACGAGACGCTGCGCCAGTTGTGGCCGAATATTGAAACGGCGCTGCAGTGGATCGACAAATGGGGCGACCGCGACGGCGACGGCTTCGTTGAATATGAACGCCAGACCGAAAAAGGGCTTGCCAATCAGGGCTGGAAGGATTCGCATGACGCCGTGTTTCACGCCAACGGCGATCTTGCCGAAGGGCCGATCGCGCTGTCCGAGGTGCAAGGTTACGTTTTCGCCGCCAAGCAACTGGCCGCGCGGGCGGCACGCCGCCTCGGCCATGCCGAATTTGCCGATACGCTCGATGCGCAGGCGGCGGTTCTGGCACGACGTTTCGACGAGGCATTCTGGTGCGAGGAAATCGGCACCTATGCGCTGGCTCTGGACGGAGACAAGCGGCAATGCCGCGTGCGCACCTCCAATGCCGGCCAGGTGCTGCTCTCCGGCATTGCGCCGAAAGAACGGGCGGAGGCCGTCGCCGCCTCTCTCATGTTGCGTCCGTCCTTCACCGGCTGGGGCATTCGCACCGTCACACGCGGAGAACGTCGCTACAATCCGATGTCCTATCACAACGGCTCGGTCTGGCCGCACGACAACGCGCTGATCGCGCTCGGCTTTGCGCGGTATGGATTGCGCGACCCGATCAGGCGCATCTTCAAGGGACTGTTTGAGGCGGCGACCTATTTCGATCTCAACCGTCTGCCTGAATTGTTTTGCGGCTTCCGCCGCGGCCGCGGACACGGGCCGACGCTTTATCCTGTGGCTTGCGCGCCGCAGGCTTGGGCGGCGGCCGCTCCCTTCGCGCTGCTTCAGGCCTCGCTTGGCCTGTGGTTCGTCCCGTCGGGAAATGAAATCCTGCTGCACAATCCGCATCTGCCTGACTTCCTCGACGAGGTAACGATACGAAATCTGCGGCTGGGCAATTCGCGCATCGATTTTGCCGTTCGCCAGCACGCGAGCGACCTGTCCGTTCACGTCCTGCGCAACGACGGCAACATGCGGGTGTCGATCACATCCGTCTGA
- a CDS encoding glycosyltransferase family 4 protein, giving the protein MKIAQIAPLIESVPPRLYGGSERIVSYLTEELVRLGHDVTLFASGDSVTSARLVPCVPTALRLDAKVQDSIPYYMLMLDRARACAGEFDILHFHIDFFPFPIFRPIASRTVTTLHGRLDLPDLPPFYLGFDDFPLVSISAAQRKHLPHANYVRTIHHGLPLDLHKPNYGRRGGYLAFLGRISPEKGADRAIRIAQRSGLPLKIAAKVDYVDKVYFREVVEPLLSEPGVEFIGEINERQKTQFLGEAEALLFPIDWPEPFGLVMIEAMACGTPVLAFRRGSVPEILDDGISGVIVDSIDEAVTALPRVLALDHRVVRSRFEQRFSVNRMAQEYINLYRSMVRKSPAFVPEQDEILVADQLDRNAELDVD; this is encoded by the coding sequence ATGAAAATCGCCCAGATTGCTCCCCTGATTGAAAGCGTACCGCCGCGGCTTTATGGCGGCAGTGAACGAATTGTCTCCTACCTGACCGAGGAACTGGTCCGGCTAGGTCATGACGTGACGCTGTTTGCGAGCGGTGACTCGGTGACGTCCGCACGGCTCGTCCCTTGCGTCCCGACGGCGCTGCGGCTGGATGCCAAGGTTCAGGATTCCATCCCCTACTACATGTTAATGCTGGACAGGGCTCGCGCCTGCGCCGGCGAATTCGACATCCTGCATTTTCATATCGATTTTTTTCCATTTCCCATTTTTCGTCCGATCGCATCGCGCACGGTAACGACCCTGCACGGGCGGCTGGACCTGCCGGATCTGCCGCCGTTTTATCTCGGATTTGACGATTTTCCGCTGGTCTCGATTTCCGCCGCGCAGCGCAAGCACCTACCCCACGCCAATTATGTGCGCACCATCCATCATGGATTACCTCTCGACTTGCACAAGCCGAATTACGGCCGACGCGGCGGCTATCTTGCATTCCTTGGGCGAATCTCGCCTGAAAAAGGCGCCGACCGCGCGATCAGGATTGCGCAGCGCAGCGGTCTTCCGCTGAAGATCGCGGCCAAGGTCGACTATGTGGACAAGGTCTATTTCCGCGAAGTTGTGGAGCCGCTTCTGTCGGAGCCGGGCGTCGAGTTCATCGGCGAAATCAACGAACGCCAGAAGACACAATTCCTCGGCGAGGCCGAAGCTCTGCTCTTTCCCATCGACTGGCCCGAACCGTTCGGTCTGGTGATGATCGAAGCGATGGCCTGCGGCACGCCGGTCCTCGCCTTCCGCCGCGGCTCCGTACCCGAAATCCTTGATGACGGCATTAGCGGCGTGATTGTCGACAGCATCGACGAAGCGGTCACCGCCTTGCCGCGGGTGCTCGCGCTCGACCATCGTGTGGTCCGTAGCAGATTTGAACAACGCTTCAGCGTCAACCGGATGGCGCAGGAATACATAAATCTGTATCGTTCGATGGTCAGGAAGAGCCCGGCCTTCGTGCCGGAACAGGACGAGATTTTGGTGGCCGATCAGCTCGACCGGAACGCGGAGCTGGACGTTGATTGA
- a CDS encoding D-2-hydroxyacid dehydrogenase family protein — translation MLYRCAVLDDYQNVAMSFADWSKLKGDVEVTVFNKGLGDLNAVAQALQGFQIVCAMRERTPFPRALLEKLPDLKLLVTTGLKNASIDVAAAKERGVLVCGTESLGYPTAELTIGLLVSLARRISFESARMKAGEAWQVTVGGDLHGKTLGVLGLGRLGSRVAKVAKALDMKVVAWSQNLTPEKCAELGVEYATKEELLKQSDFVTIHMVLSPRSKGLIAAREFGLMKKSAYLINTSRGPIVDENAMIDALTNKTIAGAGLDVYDTEPLPKGHPLRSLPNVLLTPHLGYVTRDNYRLFYGQTVEAIRAWLDGKPVRVIS, via the coding sequence ATGCTTTATCGCTGTGCCGTCCTCGACGACTACCAGAATGTCGCCATGTCCTTTGCCGACTGGTCGAAATTGAAGGGCGACGTCGAGGTCACGGTTTTCAACAAGGGATTGGGCGATCTCAACGCCGTGGCGCAGGCGCTGCAGGGCTTTCAGATCGTCTGTGCCATGCGCGAGCGCACGCCCTTTCCACGCGCCTTGCTTGAAAAGCTGCCCGATCTGAAACTTCTGGTCACAACCGGGCTGAAGAACGCTTCGATCGACGTCGCGGCGGCCAAGGAGAGAGGCGTTCTGGTCTGCGGAACCGAGAGCCTCGGCTATCCCACCGCGGAACTGACCATCGGTCTATTGGTCAGCCTGGCGCGCAGGATCAGCTTCGAAAGCGCGCGCATGAAAGCGGGAGAGGCCTGGCAGGTGACCGTCGGCGGCGACCTCCACGGCAAGACGCTGGGCGTGCTCGGGCTCGGCAGGCTTGGCAGCCGGGTGGCCAAGGTCGCCAAGGCGCTGGACATGAAAGTGGTCGCGTGGAGCCAGAACCTCACTCCTGAAAAATGCGCCGAGCTCGGCGTCGAATATGCAACCAAGGAAGAACTGCTGAAGCAGTCCGACTTTGTCACCATCCATATGGTGCTGAGCCCGCGCAGCAAGGGCCTGATCGCGGCCAGAGAATTCGGGCTGATGAAAAAGTCCGCCTATCTGATCAACACCTCGCGCGGGCCGATCGTCGACGAGAATGCGATGATCGACGCGCTCACCAACAAGACCATCGCCGGCGCCGGGCTCGACGTTTATGACACCGAGCCGCTGCCAAAAGGACACCCGCTGCGCAGCCTGCCGAATGTGCTGCTGACGCCGCATCTCGGCTATGTCACGCGCGACAATTACCGCCTCTTCTACGGTCAGACGGTCGAGGCGATACGGGCCTGGCTGGACGGCAAGCCGGTGCGCGTTATTTCATAA
- a CDS encoding polysaccharide deacetylase family protein encodes MSSPMLPRERAEYSAIVDRPPLKLPGDARVAVWTIVNLETWDISRAMPRQVLTPPMGQPLLPDVPNWGWHEYGMRVGVWRFFDLFRELGVQCSAAVNGKMLEDYPRIARAIKEAGWEFLPHGYEQMPMHKVEDQPAAIKRTLDVIEGITGKRPVGWLAPGMSQTLETMDHVAAAGIKYTGDFVHDDEPSTIKTVHGPLVTVPYTFDMNDITIMALQHHEGKHFYERGVDQFEQLYKEGEKRAKIMAIPIHAYISGQSHRFVHLERLYRFLKRPGVTFMSGQDIYEWYRDAAKTAAVR; translated from the coding sequence ATGTCCTCCCCCATGCTGCCGCGCGAGCGCGCCGAATATTCCGCCATTGTCGACCGCCCGCCGCTGAAGCTGCCCGGCGACGCGCGGGTGGCGGTCTGGACCATCGTCAATCTGGAAACCTGGGACATTTCCCGCGCCATGCCGCGGCAGGTGCTCACCCCGCCGATGGGGCAGCCGCTTCTGCCCGACGTGCCGAACTGGGGCTGGCACGAATACGGCATGCGGGTCGGCGTGTGGCGCTTCTTCGATCTGTTCCGCGAACTCGGCGTGCAGTGCTCGGCTGCCGTCAACGGCAAGATGCTGGAGGACTATCCGCGCATCGCCCGCGCCATCAAGGAGGCGGGCTGGGAATTCCTGCCGCACGGCTACGAGCAGATGCCGATGCACAAGGTCGAGGACCAGCCGGCCGCGATCAAGCGCACGCTAGATGTGATCGAAGGCATCACCGGGAAGCGGCCCGTGGGGTGGCTTGCGCCCGGCATGAGCCAGACGCTGGAGACGATGGATCACGTCGCTGCGGCCGGCATCAAATACACCGGCGACTTTGTGCATGATGATGAGCCATCGACCATCAAGACGGTGCATGGTCCGCTGGTGACCGTGCCCTACACCTTCGACATGAACGACATCACCATCATGGCGCTGCAGCACCACGAGGGAAAACATTTTTACGAGCGCGGCGTCGACCAGTTCGAGCAGCTCTACAAGGAAGGCGAGAAGCGCGCGAAGATCATGGCGATCCCGATTCACGCCTACATTTCGGGCCAGTCGCACCGTTTTGTGCATCTGGAGCGGCTCTATCGTTTCCTGAAGCGGCCGGGTGTGACATTCATGAGCGGCCAAGACATCTATGAATGGTACCGCGACGCGGCCAAGACGGCCGCCGTCCGCTGA